A single genomic interval of Lathyrus oleraceus cultivar Zhongwan6 chromosome 7, CAAS_Psat_ZW6_1.0, whole genome shotgun sequence harbors:
- the LOC127107825 gene encoding gibberellin-regulated protein 12: protein MAKIVYPILLILALASVIQLVYAGGERSLRPEECGKACEYRCSETSHKKPCLFYCNKCCATCLCVPSGTSGNKEECPCYNNWKTQEGKPKCP, encoded by the exons ATGGCTAAAATTGTATATCCCATTCTTCTAATCTTAGCTTTGGCTTCTGTGATCCAACTGGTTTAT GCTGGTGGTGAGAGATCGCTTCGCCCAGAAG AATGTGGCAAAGCATGTGAATATCGATGTTCAGAGACTAGTCATAAGAAGCCATGTTTGTTCTACTGCAACAAGTGTTGTGCAACATGTTTGTGTGTTCCATCAGGAACTTCTGGTAACAAGGAAGAATGTCCATGCTATAATAACTGGAAAACTCAAGAAGGAAAACCAAAGTGCCCTTAA